Proteins encoded together in one Pseudomonadota bacterium window:
- a CDS encoding DUF448 domain-containing protein, translated as MRKLPNDTADTPVRRCILTGERAESRALIRLALGPDNHVAPDVHARAPGRGAWVTPSAALLRDAIRGRKLLPALKRAYKAGDVVISDDLVQHIDDALSRALLDRLGLEARAGTLLSGAQKVETAARSGAVCLLLHAGDARDNGRAALDQAWRVGSDREGSGQAGIILPLDRTALSVALGRENTVHLALTDSAAADRVTAILFRLLQFRGSAVPTDGDASGNRMHEDIVMKG; from the coding sequence ATGCGGAAACTCCCCAATGATACGGCCGATACGCCCGTAAGACGCTGCATTCTGACCGGTGAGCGCGCCGAAAGCCGCGCTCTGATCCGGTTGGCTCTTGGCCCCGATAATCATGTCGCCCCGGACGTGCACGCGCGCGCACCGGGACGCGGCGCATGGGTGACGCCGTCCGCGGCACTGTTGCGTGACGCAATCCGTGGCAGGAAATTGCTGCCCGCACTGAAACGCGCCTATAAGGCGGGAGACGTCGTGATCAGCGATGATCTGGTGCAGCATATCGACGATGCGCTGAGCCGTGCGCTGCTCGACCGGCTGGGGCTGGAAGCGCGCGCCGGAACGCTGCTCAGCGGTGCGCAAAAGGTCGAAACAGCGGCGCGGAGCGGCGCGGTTTGCCTGCTGCTCCATGCCGGCGACGCCCGGGATAATGGCCGCGCCGCGCTCGACCAGGCATGGCGTGTCGGCAGTGACAGGGAAGGCAGCGGCCAGGCAGGCATTATCTTGCCACTGGACCGCACCGCCTTATCTGTGGCATTGGGGCGCGAAAATACTGTGCATTTGGCTCTGACCGACAGCGCGGCGGCTGACCGGGTCACAGCCATACTTTTCCGTCTGTTGCAGTTTCGTGGGTCTGCCGTTCCAACAGACGGTGATGCGTCCGGCAATCGGATGCATGAAGATATAGTGATGAAGGGTTAA
- the infB gene encoding translation initiation factor IF-2, with protein sequence MSDNKEEKPKLGRKPLGLKRSVESGEVKQTFSHGRTNKVVVEVKRRKLVGKPGAKPEPAPAPAPAPAPEAKKPEAKAPAKKAKPAGDEVLSRKERQEKLLREAEEARLAALEDARRREAEEKTRKAEEEKARAEQNRKASAEAEKAADAPVPEAEPVSEKAPEETKTSAPAPRKFTPVSPAKRPEPKKPAPKPSRDRKERRQSGKLTVNRALSEGDGGARARSLAALKRAREKEKRAQMSGQPREAQPKQSREVVVPEAITVQELANRMAEKGADLVKSLFKMGSMVTVNQTIDQDTAELLVEEFGHKIKRVSEADVEIDTEADVDPEDTLKSRPPVVTIMGHVDHGKTSLLDALRGTDVVAGEAGGITQHIGAYQVKLKSGDKITFLDTPGHAAFSEMRARGANVTDIVILVVAADDGLMPQTIEAINHTKAADVPMIVAINKIDKNSAEPDNVRNRLLEHEVIVEKLSGEVQDVEVSALKGTHIDKLIEAITLQAELLELKANPDRAAEGVVIEAKLDKGRGPVATVLIERGTLKRGDTFVVGEHAGKVRAMIDDKGKQVKEAGPSLPVEVLGLSGVPGAGDKLTVVDNEARAREVAEYRQQKALEQRTAMAPASLDNMFSALGDKAIEYPVVVKADVQGSVEAIIGSLNNISTDDIKARVLHSGVGGITESDVTLAKASNAPIIGFGVRANAKAREIAQRDGVRFKYFDVIYDLIEDIKGEMAGELGPERIETIVGQAEVKEVFPAGKKDKAAGLLVLDGVIKKGHHARLMREDVIVSATTIASLRRFKDNVDEVRSGLECGVVLEDTNDIKPGDTLEVFDVEMKERTL encoded by the coding sequence ATGAGTGATAACAAAGAAGAAAAGCCAAAGCTGGGCCGTAAACCGCTGGGACTGAAGCGGTCGGTCGAGTCTGGCGAAGTGAAGCAGACGTTCAGCCATGGCCGCACCAACAAGGTGGTGGTCGAGGTCAAGCGCCGCAAGCTGGTCGGCAAGCCGGGGGCCAAGCCCGAGCCAGCACCGGCACCTGCCCCCGCACCTGCTCCGGAAGCGAAGAAGCCCGAGGCCAAGGCTCCGGCCAAAAAGGCCAAGCCTGCCGGTGACGAAGTTCTGAGCCGCAAGGAGCGGCAGGAAAAGCTGCTGCGCGAAGCCGAAGAGGCGCGGCTGGCTGCGCTGGAAGATGCCCGCCGCCGTGAGGCCGAGGAAAAGACACGCAAGGCAGAAGAGGAAAAGGCGCGCGCCGAGCAGAATCGCAAGGCCAGCGCCGAAGCCGAGAAAGCTGCCGATGCCCCTGTTCCCGAAGCGGAACCGGTCAGCGAAAAGGCGCCGGAAGAGACCAAAACCAGTGCTCCCGCACCGCGCAAGTTTACCCCGGTATCACCGGCTAAGCGGCCCGAGCCGAAAAAACCGGCTCCCAAGCCGAGCCGTGACCGCAAGGAACGGCGCCAGTCGGGCAAGCTCACCGTCAACCGCGCGCTCAGCGAGGGCGATGGTGGCGCACGGGCGCGTTCACTGGCAGCGCTGAAGCGCGCGCGCGAAAAAGAAAAGCGGGCGCAAATGTCGGGTCAGCCGCGTGAAGCGCAACCCAAACAGTCACGCGAAGTGGTCGTGCCTGAGGCTATCACAGTACAGGAACTGGCGAACCGCATGGCCGAAAAGGGCGCGGATCTGGTCAAGTCGCTGTTCAAAATGGGGTCGATGGTGACGGTCAACCAGACCATCGACCAGGATACTGCCGAGTTGTTGGTCGAGGAGTTTGGCCACAAGATCAAACGCGTCAGCGAAGCCGATGTCGAGATCGATACCGAAGCCGATGTCGATCCGGAAGACACGCTCAAGTCACGTCCGCCGGTGGTCACCATCATGGGCCATGTCGACCATGGCAAGACCTCGCTGCTTGATGCACTACGCGGTACCGATGTTGTCGCCGGTGAAGCGGGCGGCATTACCCAGCATATCGGCGCCTATCAGGTGAAGCTGAAATCGGGCGACAAGATCACTTTCCTCGACACGCCGGGCCATGCGGCTTTCTCCGAGATGCGTGCGCGCGGTGCCAATGTCACCGACATTGTGATCCTGGTGGTTGCCGCCGATGACGGGCTGATGCCGCAAACGATCGAGGCGATCAACCACACCAAGGCGGCCGATGTCCCGATGATTGTGGCGATCAACAAGATCGACAAGAACAGCGCCGAGCCGGACAATGTTCGCAACCGGTTGCTCGAGCATGAGGTGATCGTCGAGAAGCTGTCGGGTGAGGTGCAGGATGTCGAGGTATCGGCGCTGAAGGGTACCCATATCGACAAGCTGATCGAGGCGATCACGCTGCAGGCCGAATTGCTCGAACTCAAGGCCAATCCAGATCGCGCCGCCGAAGGCGTGGTGATTGAGGCCAAGCTCGACAAGGGTCGCGGCCCGGTGGCAACGGTGCTGATCGAACGCGGTACGCTCAAGCGTGGCGATACCTTTGTGGTCGGCGAACATGCCGGCAAGGTGCGTGCGATGATTGACGACAAGGGCAAGCAGGTCAAGGAAGCAGGCCCGTCGCTGCCGGTCGAGGTACTCGGCCTGTCGGGTGTCCCCGGTGCCGGTGACAAGCTGACCGTGGTCGATAACGAAGCTCGTGCCCGCGAAGTTGCCGAATATCGCCAGCAAAAGGCACTCGAACAGCGTACCGCCATGGCACCGGCCTCGCTCGACAATATGTTCTCTGCATTGGGCGACAAGGCGATCGAATATCCGGTGGTGGTCAAGGCCGATGTGCAGGGTTCGGTCGAAGCGATTATCGGCAGCCTCAACAATATCTCGACCGATGATATCAAGGCGCGGGTGCTGCACTCGGGCGTTGGCGGCATCACCGAGTCCGATGTGACGCTGGCCAAGGCATCGAACGCCCCGATTATCGGCTTCGGCGTCCGCGCCAATGCCAAGGCCCGCGAGATCGCCCAGCGCGATGGCGTCCGCTTCAAATATTTCGATGTGATCTATGACCTGATCGAGGACATCAAAGGCGAGATGGCGGGCGAGCTTGGTCCCGAGCGGATCGAGACGATTGTCGGTCAGGCCGAGGTCAAGGAAGTTTTCCCGGCGGGCAAGAAGGACAAGGCAGCCGGCCTGCTGGTCCTCGATGGCGTCATCAAAAAGGGCCACCATGCCCGTCTCATGCGCGAGGATGTCATTGTCTCGGCAACCACTATCGCTTCGCTGCGT